The following DNA comes from Phoenix dactylifera cultivar Barhee BC4 unplaced genomic scaffold, palm_55x_up_171113_PBpolish2nd_filt_p 000182F, whole genome shotgun sequence.
aaaccctgataaGCATGGTTAGCATTTTTAGTCGATTCGacaagattatgcaggattacttactgagccgtgtagctcatgcctgttcatttacgttttttttttttagatcaccACCAGTGACAGCTGCcagaagcatttttcttttgcaacagGGCTTCTTTATTTTTGGGGATGATATAAATAAACTTTTGTGTATATAAActatgtagaagctctgtacttTATATGAACCAGTGGGTTGTAATACCTTCTTTTGATATATACAAGTTACACTGCTTTTGACTACCTGTTGACCATGtacgaggctgcgtgctattgtgggcggtagtcggcaatagcacggccgtgtcacggagccggatccggggcgtgacaggtTCCATGGTTTTTGTTGACTCTTATTTTGATTTCTCTGAAGGAAAGTGGAAATTTATTTGATGGACACCATGCATCTCTTCCATAGCCACATCAGCTGAGGCCACCTACTAACTCCTGAGCTTCTacttcatcttcatcatcatcatcatcatcttctcctcctccttcgtcttttcctcctcctcctcctcctcctcctcctccttttgcctcctcctcctcctcctccttctccttcttctgcttcttcttcttctcctcctcctcctcctcctccttctccttcttccttcttcctcttcttctccttcttcctcttcttctccttcttcttcttcttcttcttcttcttctccttctccttcttcttcttcttcttctccttcttcctcttcttcttcttctccttctccttcttcctcttcttcttcttctccttctcctttttcttcttctccttctccttctccttcttcttctcttgtgATTTCTCAGACCATCTGACAAGTAAAGGATGGTGTCCGACATTTTGAAAACATTCCATGAAACAGTTTataccaaggtccgccgtaccggtaccggtcggcgtaccggtggccggccggactggtacggtaccggtacggaccggtaccgtaccggccggtaccgcgagccagacattttttttttttaaaaaatgttgtctctgttggatcttaaattaagtgaagattgatgtttttttattgcttttttcatgatttttgatgtttttatatttaaatttagggttgaaatttgaaatatagatgatgcatgttatgttttccttccgttccaaatgataaaatgatacacataaaatatcttcaaattaagatacaatcatttacatacatttaaagtactctaggatatctaaaatcgggacgagtgccgatggctctcgtagatatccggatcataagtataatcaggaggcaaatcaacccaatcagaaggaacgcgcgccaggttataagaactgtcggatctctcgctcacgctctggctctgagaggtgtcctctgaTTGTGTAGGGGCCCATCCAAATATGGCGGAAGCAAAATTCAATGCACCATATTCATATTCGTCAGGCTGAGACTGTGGATGATAGAATCCGTATCCGTATGTTGTCGGATCTGCAGTTGTATCCTGTCTTcctgaacgacctcgaggagcccgtctTCTATATCCAATGATATCCTCACGAAATCTATCAGGTGGTCGACCGTGGTCCGTATCCTGTGTAGCACCCGTAAATTGGGACTCACCGGTGAAATAAAGACCACCCTCCGGCTGTGTCTCATGAGGACCATACTGTCCTCCGCTCCCTCCATGGCTAGAAGATCCATCACCACTAGAACCTTCATCGCTGCTAGTCCAAGTCTcttcctcgacactctccattgggaccctttgtttttctttcctgGTCCACTCTGTCTGGCTCCCCTGTGCCTGCGGCTGATCAGCTCTGGGAGTGTGTGGAATattgcgctcagcccattgctctggatcgaccccagcttcggtggctatgaaggtagctggtcgtggaggcgatcctggctcgtcaagctcgggctcctgctgctggcctACAAGCCAGCCGAGTAGTGGATCATCGTTATCAGCGGTGAAGGTTCCGTAAATCGGATCTGTATACTTGAACTCCACTTCCTCCTGGATGCACTTTAGCCTCGACCGCAAATTGTAATGCACATAAACAAGGTCGTTGAGACACTTTTGCGTCAAACGGTTTTTTTGTTTGCTGTGGATAAGGGCGAAGGTGGACCAATTGCGCTCACATCCACTAGAGGAGACTGTTTgggagaggatccggatagctatccgctttagatttctcgcggatccgccaaaatgcacccaccattcagctgcaaaaatatttatgaaaattacatatatgatagttCCATAATAGTAACTAAGTAACACCAGGTGAATGTTTAGCTTTAGTATCACGTACCTGGATTCATATTGTGTTTGCTGACGACAGCCGCTCGTTGGCCAAAACTGtagctgccctctctaaataatttgctctgtgaaaaataagcataagaaaaccatgttaataattgaagatgccGATATACTTATATATGCTGGTAATTACTAAATCATAATTACCTCTTCAAGACATAGGGCCGCTTTTTCTGGATCAtgctccatcttgtaaatcacattacgcaaagcatccagaagtgtttcatccataccaattccatcTATGCTGTACTAAAACCGGAGGTTTaggtagtatgctgcacatatatgagactatcttagcataattatataattacatCCATCTCTATAATTGTCACTATAATTATATCTTAgcttacctgctagatgtaATTCTGTACCCATTTGCGCTCCCCACCGTTgctcaatgatgttgatgtacgaccggccatgtgctggatctgcctccataatctgatcctttgccttgaccatcatgtgatacaaaaatTCCATCTGGGGGTAGATCTCGCTATCTACGGTccgcagcacttcatataatggtttgatagccttgactatTGTAGTAGCCCGCTGCCAGAATGGCTGTCTCATCACCAAGTCTTCTATCTTGCTCCCTTCAGTGCCGGCATAAGAATATCTACTATCATACCACTTGGAACTggcaaacatctgacgtagggctcctttcttctcgagtatgctatcaagtgcgatgaagttggtagcaaaccgtgtgactcctggtctcagaatctcttctcctgcatactttctcatcagtgaaaggacccagttatggttataaatatacctggtaatgcgttgggctgtctccaccgtttgttgcaccctacggatctttccaATGTCTATCAATATGAGATCAATAtaatgtgcagcacatggggtccaAAAAATATGTggtcgccgctccatcaagacctGCCCGGCAGCCTTAAATTGCGGCCCATTATCAGTGACGACTTGcacgacattctcctctcctaccatatcaatcacatcctccataaatttcagcatgtacgaggtgttgtgcacataagccgaagcatcaaccgacttgtggaagaaggtctTAGCATCACAGTATGTCCGGAAGTTGATGATGCTCCGCCTGGTCGGATCGGTCCAACAATCGCACATGatggttagtccatatatgggccacttgctcttgtaggagtcaatccaattctccagctccttattgttgtcaagaagctcaccgtataTTTTCTTCGGGCCTGGAGGAACTACACCGGGATCGGCAGCTTGTATGGCGGCAATGGCAGACctgtagtatgtattgtctgccacattcgctggaatgtggctgaagtgaaatcaggatccaatagctcgccacatagttttcttcttatccttcatccACATTGTGTCTACCCTCTGCTGCCTTGATCTCTGCTGGGGAGAGCatgcggatctacatcatgAATTGTCGCTCCTTGTGGAATTCCTCTAGATgacttctttcggctaccaaaactacccagcatagatgcaatccggccaCGTTCTTTGCCGACGCCCTCCCTGACTGAAGTTGTCCTCAAGAACTTTGGATCTTGTCTAGTGCTCCCAGAACCGCCGTCCGACTCGTATGcagagggcccaaatcgagccctatgcctgACCACCTCCTCCTGCTTCCACTGATCATCCAGGTTTGCATGCATGGCTGCCTGAAtatctgcctcctcctcatctagatcctcgacctcctctggctccctagagtgataggaaggtggctCTGCCACTCGGTGATCGACCTCCGCCCTCTTCTTGGAAGCCATTTCCTTCGCTTCTTTGACCTCAGCGAGATTCTGCCTCATCAGCACACGAATCTCGCTTGGACAATTTGGGCACGTAGCAACCTCACCGGAATTTCCGGCTAAGTGTTGCTTCAACCTGGTTACCCCTCCTCCCTTGAAAACCTTGTCGCAAAACTTGCATTGAAACTGGTGTCGTTGCTCCTCACTTCCAAGTCTTCGTCCATAAAACCAGCCAATATCACGCTTTGCAGGGTtcgtttttcttgatggctccatttctatcataaatgtacaacttatcaaaaaattaagctaataaagtaaatttttgcattatcttattatttaagtaatttataaactatttttttagttacttattaacaaaattaatgaaataacatAGGACAAAAAAATTGCACCTTAAATAGTCTCCGCTGGATTTTTTGGGCAGGACCTCCTCCTCAATTTGTGGGCTATCTCTCAAATCTTTCCGTCTCTGATTACTCTTCAGAGGCTCACTCCTGGATTTTAGTTACTCTGGAGTCTGGACAGAGCCTCTCGTTTGGTTTTTATAACCGAACGAGCGAGGAAGAAGTGGCTGAGAGGCCACTTCGATTTTCGTGCTGTCAACTCAAAAAAAGAAGTGGCCTCTCGGCcacttctattttttaaaacaaaaataacaaaaaagaagTGGCCTTTGATTTGATAGAACAGAAGTGGCCGAGAGGCCACTTCTTTGTTTTTTGAGAgataaaaaccacagcgcgaggcGCTGTGGTCGGTACCGacgcgaaccggccggttcgcactggTACGAGGCTGGTACCaagcggtaccggccggtaccgatcggtatggactccgtaccggccggttcgcacaaaAAAACCAGAAAATACCGGCTTTCATCTATTTCCGGTACCGGTcaaggaccggaccggtacgtaccggaccgtaccggtcggtacgggctggtacggcattccttggtttatacagTTTCTGGAAACTGCATCAGGTATTGGAAGCTAGTAAGCATGGGTGTTTCTTTAGTGGTCTTTTGAAGTGGGTTACAACAAAATGGTATAATAAGAATTAGATATCTCCTAAAAGTTGTTTAAGACCTTTTGTTGAGTACAGAAAAatgtaaaaagttttaatttaagGACACCTTGCTGCTCAATTTCATATTGTTTCAGTGTCCACATATGCCCATTAGTCTTACCCATATTACAATTCTTGATTTCATATCATCCTTTTTCTCACTATTTCCTGAAAGTTGTTTACTTTTGTTTGTTATGTTTATGACTTAGGGTTGAAAATGTTTAATACCTAAGACTGTAAAATGCTTCTTTCTTAGATATCCCTATCTCTGTGGGATACTACTGTTTTTGTCAAAACCACAGGGAAGCATGTGATTCTAATGTGGTTTCTACAAGTCTATTCACTTTTTCTACATTAATTTTTCGTTAGATTGAGATGGGTTAAGTAAAGCTATCTTTTTAGGTTGAGATAGATGGAATATCTTCTATATTGTTAGCAAGTCCTCTTTGTTGTGGCCGGCAACAAGACAAAGGAAGAGGGCAATGTCATGATTAACTACACTATTCAACTTCTTCAGTTCTATGACCGACCCCTTTCATTAATCCTTCTCTGATTGTCTATTTACTTAGGATAAATCAGTtgtttcatatcatgatattgattttgttttgtttAGTTTGGACTTGGAAAACCCTACTATTTAGGATTGAAATGGAGTAAGTTCGAGGCTTCAGACCTGCACTTTTTGGACCTCTGGTTCTTTTCCTTAGTGAGCTAATGACATATATTTTGTGGATAAATGATTAATGAAGCTCCTATACTTTTGAAAAGTTTTCTCCCTTTTTCCTTTAATATCTGTCCCCATTgtgatttctcttttctttctcttctattGCCCCTTATCTGAATTTTCCCTTTTTTATCgtattcttttttttgtataatGGTGGAATGATGATATATCCTTTTGTCCTGTAATCTAACATATAATGAATCTTAATATTAACCAACAAACCTGATCACATATCTATCAGATCAGCAGTATGGACCGAAGTATAATCCATCAACGATTAATAAGTTTTTTTTCTAGTGGTTCTCTACCTCGTGTCAACTCTCTATAAGTTTATGGCTTTGTGCGATATTCCTGTTCAAGAAAACTCTGTGGAAGTGAGGGACATACTACCAAACCTAAAAGAGCCAGCTGATGGCTGCGAGACCTACTAAATTAGTAAATTGGTCTGATCTTGCTGTTGTAGATTTGAAGGTGTCATTAACCATTGAAAAGCATCATACTGTGCAGTTTGGTTCCATTTCTCATACGTTATAAATTTCACCCCTTTTCTCCATCACTGTCATACTCTTTTTAAATGATATCATTAAACAATTTTCCAGCCTAAGAGATGTCAAGTATACATAAGTGGGAGACCCTTTTTCTCAATCACGAGCAGAGACTATTTTAAATGACACCTATTTGCAGATTCTTAGCCTAGAGAAATTGAGAATTCAATTTTTGTACAACCTTCAAAGCAAAGTTTGTCTGATATTTGGCAAGAAACACTTTTGAGCTTGTTACGGTTGTTTCAACTTTCAAAACTTTCCAACTTTTATGAAACTGTTGACCATCAGGGACATACTCATTTGCaccaaaaaagggggaaaaaaaagaagaaaaaaaacatttcTTTCATCAAGGAAAAAAATATCTACGTCTATGTTGCAATTCTAGCTTATACATctgctctttctttttttaattagtcTTAGCAGCTACAGCATCTGTTTGTATGATTCATTTTCTAACATCATATATCATTAATCTATCATTCATATAATTAAAACTATGTCAAGCTCTTAGTTCTTGTAATATTTTTGTGATGAAGGGTCTTTGAATAATGTGTTTCTATTACTCCAGCAATCTAGCTAGAAGTCCTTTCACATATTGAAAGGAAATTGATAAATCCTTCAAGAATTATCCACTTTGAGCTCTATCTTAGGGCTTCAAATTCTTTATGACCTAATCAAAGATCGTCTGAGGCATTGCATGAATGTTATAATGTTTATACTTTAGTTGGTTCTTGCATCAGACTTTTTTATTGGGGCAGCTATAGGTTTGAACTTAACAGTGCAGAAGGACTTGGTAACTTCTTAAGGTTTGCATTGTATAGTTTGGAAGTAAACCACATATTAGATTAAGATTTATACTTTGGATAAAGGAAGTAAAATGATGTTTGATGAATTTATGGATTTACAACTTgatctacattttttttttccaatttagTTCATAAAAACTAGAATAGCGAAATTAAGCTTATGTTGGTTATACTGCTAAATATTAATTTCAAGATTATTATTTCCGTTGTTTAAAAAGATTTTAGGCTGCACACCAGCAGCCAGGAGGCCAGGTAGGTGTTAGCTGGGTCGCAAAAGTCAAGGCAAccaagaaaataataatttaaaaattaatgagCATAATGATGAAAAATAGCTATATCCAAAATAATCGAAACATATCCAATAAGATTTAGTAAGTTAGCAAAAACTACTAATTTGGGAAGAATTGAACTCCTAAGTCAGTTTCATGTACCATGCTCAAATTGGTTGAAAATATTGCGGCAGGCGCTAGGTGGCTGCCTCAGTGCCTTGTCGAGGTAGGTGCATAGATGGCTAAGGTGGCGACTTTTAgactaatattattttttattatatttccaTGGAAAGTTAATTAATGTTGCTTTTTCTTAGAATTTCCTAATCTCTTGTTTTTGCCTCTTAATTAACCGAtagcatggtctgccgtaccggtccgtaccggccggtacgtaccggtccggcctgggaccggtaccggatcagcgtgaaatccggtaccggtaatttattgttgaagaaccggtacgggaccggtacgggatcggtacgggaccggtacgggatcggtacggaccggtacgccaccgatacggaccggtacgggaccggtttcgtaccggtccgggacgccaccggtacgccgaccggtaccggtacggcggaccttgaccGATAGCTTATTAGAGATAACCACATCATTGAGAAGTTATAGACATGCTATtccaaaaattaaattaataaaatgaagTGCAATATGCCACCCTGGAGGAGACAAGGATGGCTGCGACCTGCGAGTAAAATTAAATGATATTTTATCATTTATAACCTTCTAAAATACATTCCAGCCTTTGAATGGTTCACTTGTTTCGGTCCCTTGGAGCAAGAGCTGAGCAAGAAGAATGCATTTACTAAAGATAAGAGTTTCTTTTTATGAGTGGAGAGTGGAAACATATGCAGTCAGTCATCCAATCCAAGGAATTTGTAGGGACATATACCCCATATGTTTATACCTATATAAATCATGGGTGAATGCATTTGTAATAAAAAATTGTGGATCCATTCTAGTcttctttcaaaaaataaattattttattgctgTGCTTTATGATTAGTAGAAAGAGATGAAATCTAAGAACAAGGATTTAATTATAGATTCAGTTGGATTATTAGAAAAAGAGATGGACCTCTTTATATGAGGAGAGTAAACCTGGGCATTGTTACATTGGCATCCACACTTGTATCTCACCCACCCTCAACTAAAAAGTCAAAATTGTTATAtatcagaaaaagaaaacacatgTTTTGACACTTGTATTAGCTGCTTTAATTTTATTGATTGACCAAATGAATGCTCTCAGAATTCTTTTCCGTTGATACTTTTTAAATTACTTTTCTAATAATGAGAGAAGCAATGAAAAtacaatttctttaaaaatgacAACCCATGTGCCTTTCCtagttttttatatattatggtTAATTTTCATTCATTGTTTTACCCATAATAGTTACTATTAAGCAGCATATCAGAGGCTTGGGATAAGGCTTAGTAACAGAGAGATGCCATTCTTAATTAAAAATACATGAAAAATAGgttgaaacaaaaagaaaaataaagtctGTAATTTGGCATATTGATTGTGAGATTTTACTTTGTTGTATTTTCCTCCTTGTGCTTAAAACTACATGACATGGAATGATGCTCTATTTATGGCTTAAATGCCTTAGGTGCTGTATGTTTTCTCAATACCCATTTGCCTCCACTAACCATATGAAACAACCTTTGTCATCAGTCACCACTGCTATCAATTATTTTACCATTCTCCAAATCCATGtattataaattttctataaaaataaaatcaaattcttATGCTTTTTTATGAATACAGATTGTAAGTTTTTACTTACAAGgagaaaatttcaaatataagtaattggattttattgttttaattaATGCTTCTTGGATTATCTGGAATCCTAACATCTTTTGAAAATGTCACTTCCTTAGTGTTCCTTCTTAATAGTTGGTCCATGTCGTTCACTTTTGGTCATACTAGGAGCGGAGTCATCCGCTATATCATCTGCCGACTTCTTGGTATGATGGAATTGAGCAAAGAACAATTATTTGGGAAGCGATGTTCACATTTTATGGTTTAAAATTTAAGGTGGATTTCGGTGAATCTCGGTAGGTATAGCCAAAATTAGTGTATATTATGCCATGTGCATCTATCATTCTATCTAGGTTTTGCTTTCAGTTCTGTTAATATATGAGGATCATTTTGTTAAGACATCAAATAAAGTGTGTGAGATCtacaaaattttgaattatcataGAAGCTTAGTTTCAAAATTATAATGATTGATGATGATCATTAAAGAAAGTATTACCTATATGTCAACTCAGCCACTTTTACTTTTGGCTATAGATTATTCTGAAGGGTAAGATAATATTGTCATAACGAATTGTGAATCAGATTTTTAAAACTTATGCTGATGATGTAATGGTTGATAGGACTGGAGTTTTGGTAAAAGTGTGGACATCAAGATGCCTTTCTTGGTTTTTGGCTTGAGTTCCAGGCCTTTGAGTTTCAAAAGTGTATGAGGTAGCTGCAAGATGGACAAATTGCATATGCGTGGGCTTTATTTGAAGAGATGTGACTTTTAAGATGAATGAATAGTACCATGGAAAGCAATGTTATCTAGATCCTTGGCATTATTGCCAAGTGGATGTGTCCTTCAGTGTTTGGCaagacaagctccaaaaatCTAAGCACGAGGATGTGGCACATAATGTACACGataatatatgtatgtattcatATGTGTACATACATGCATAGACATAAATGTGCacatgtatgtatctatatatatatatatatatatatatatatataaaatatatatatatatatatatatatatgtatctatgtatgtatgctAGGTTT
Coding sequences within:
- the LOC113462083 gene encoding uncharacterized protein LOC113462083: MCDCWTDPTRRSIINFRTYCDAKTFFHKSVDASAYVHNTSYMLKFMEDVIDMVGEENVVQVVTDNGPQFKAAGQVLMERRPHIFWTPCAAHYIDLILIDIGKIRRVQQTVETAQRITRYIYNHNWVLSLMRKYAGEEILRPGVTRFATNFIALDSILEKKGALRQMFASSKWYDSRYSYAGTEGSKIEDLVMRQPFWQRATTIVKAIKPLYEVLRTVDSEIYPQMEFLYHMMVKAKDQIMEADPAHGRSYINIIEQRWGAQMGTELHLAAYYLNLRF